A region of Myxococcus stipitatus DSM 14675 DNA encodes the following proteins:
- a CDS encoding DUF3108 domain-containing protein: protein MGASPTPEVAPRSDTQAVEAPAACPNPYFPLEEGLTLTYRAGTSSTFVMSTHGVTPTPEGLRGKLLVKLKDRQGETEATCSAEGMSLGLGGLEGALLSASGMEVQVVSSEGVAVPAPASLVPGGTWKNSLSVKLRPPASKTGGLRPTISTTFDKAATVEGEEDVTVAAGTFKALKVRNVVTARATRPGAEGRSMETTVWLAPGVGIVKLTTADGTGLELLQVERPRPAQAKASTKAKRPLKKAAAADKKPPAEP from the coding sequence ATGGGAGCGTCCCCTACGCCGGAGGTAGCACCCCGGTCTGACACGCAGGCGGTGGAGGCGCCGGCGGCCTGTCCCAACCCCTACTTTCCCCTCGAGGAAGGGCTGACGCTGACCTACCGGGCGGGCACCTCCTCCACGTTCGTGATGAGCACCCACGGGGTGACGCCGACGCCCGAGGGGCTGCGCGGCAAGCTCCTGGTGAAGCTCAAGGACCGGCAGGGCGAGACTGAAGCAACCTGTAGCGCCGAAGGCATGAGCCTGGGCCTGGGCGGCCTGGAGGGCGCGCTCCTGTCGGCGTCCGGCATGGAAGTGCAGGTGGTGAGCTCCGAGGGCGTGGCGGTGCCCGCGCCGGCGAGCCTGGTTCCCGGCGGCACGTGGAAGAACAGCCTCTCCGTCAAGCTGCGGCCTCCGGCGAGCAAGACGGGCGGACTCCGGCCCACCATCTCCACCACGTTCGACAAGGCGGCCACCGTCGAGGGCGAAGAGGACGTCACTGTGGCCGCGGGGACCTTCAAGGCGCTCAAGGTGCGCAACGTCGTCACCGCCAGGGCCACGCGTCCAGGCGCCGAGGGCCGCTCCATGGAGACCACCGTCTGGCTCGCGCCCGGCGTCGGAATCGTCAAGCTGACGACAGCCGACGGCACGGGCCTGGAACTGCTCCAGGTGGAGCGTCCGCGCCCCGCTCAGGCCAAGGCCAGCACGAAGGCGAAGCGGCCCCTCAAGAAGGCCGCCGCGGCCGACAAGAAGCCTCCCGCCGAGCCGTGA